The following coding sequences lie in one Polynucleobacter necessarius genomic window:
- a CDS encoding FAS1-like dehydratase domain-containing protein — MRIEPQTITHLQEWIGKTETLTDTVTAAPVRALSATLDRSDPLPGKGTFLPELWHWLYFLPHARQSEIGPDGHPKRGGFLPPVPLPRRMWAGSRVQWLEPLSVGDEIERVSTIESVTHKSGRTGDLIFVLVKHHISNQKGLAIIEEHDIVYRDAPGSDDKPVAPTPAPSEATWTKTITPDDVLLFRYSALTFNGHRIHYDRKYVTEVKGYPGLIVHGPLIATLLVDLVRQSIPNCKLKSFEFRAIRPTFDINIFKVSAKPDLEKDPSGKTISIWAQDHEGWLTMQASAVLA, encoded by the coding sequence ATGCGAATCGAACCTCAAACTATCACCCATCTGCAAGAGTGGATCGGCAAAACCGAAACCCTCACTGACACCGTTACTGCCGCACCAGTACGCGCTCTATCGGCAACCCTAGATCGTTCAGACCCATTACCAGGCAAAGGCACATTCTTACCTGAGCTATGGCATTGGCTCTATTTTTTACCGCACGCACGCCAATCCGAAATTGGTCCTGATGGTCACCCTAAACGTGGCGGCTTTCTACCTCCAGTTCCACTACCCCGTCGGATGTGGGCAGGAAGTCGAGTGCAATGGTTAGAGCCTCTTTCTGTTGGCGATGAGATTGAGCGCGTTTCCACTATTGAATCGGTTACCCACAAATCTGGTCGCACTGGAGATTTGATTTTTGTTTTAGTCAAACATCACATCTCCAATCAAAAAGGTTTGGCCATCATTGAAGAGCACGACATCGTGTATCGTGACGCGCCAGGCTCAGATGACAAGCCGGTTGCCCCAACACCAGCGCCGAGTGAGGCCACATGGACTAAGACAATTACTCCAGATGATGTACTACTGTTTCGCTACTCTGCATTAACTTTTAACGGACATCGGATTCATTACGACCGTAAATACGTTACTGAAGTAAAAGGCTATCCCGGACTCATTGTTCATGGTCCATTGATCGCCACCCTCTTGGTGGATTTGGTGCGCCAGAGTATTCCGAATTGCAAACTCAAGAGCTTTGAGTTCCGTGCCATTCGCCCTACTTTTGATATCAATATTTTCAAGGTGAGCGCCAAACCCGATTTAGAAAAAGATCCTTCAGGCAAAACGATTTCTATTTGGGCCCAAGATCATGAAGGCTGGCTTACCATGCAAGCCAGTGCAGTTCTAGCCTAA
- a CDS encoding HpcH/HpaI aldolase/citrate lyase family protein → MNPLNTPLGFSTNFLFVPGTRPERFLKALDSGASGVVLDLEDAVAEEDKDVARNAIRNAWPQFSDEQKQRLVIRSNSPGSKFYSADLMLAQELKVGCLLIPKSESLDQINGAALVLPNTAIIPMIETAIGLDRLREISNSNQVLRLALGNLDLQADLGMICDAQETELQTARYQIVLASRLAQIAPPIDGVTPSTDDLPRITEDAERAKRMGFGAKLCIHPKQVAIVQAAFMPTEEEVNWAQRVIQADQASKGGAVKLDGKMIDRPVVLLAKRTLAVAGKH, encoded by the coding sequence ATGAATCCATTGAACACCCCCTTAGGCTTTAGCACCAACTTTCTATTTGTACCGGGCACCCGTCCTGAGCGTTTTCTCAAAGCCCTTGATAGCGGCGCCAGTGGTGTAGTACTTGATCTAGAAGATGCTGTTGCTGAGGAAGACAAAGATGTAGCTCGCAATGCCATTCGAAATGCATGGCCACAATTCTCAGATGAGCAAAAGCAGCGTTTAGTGATTCGCAGTAACTCACCAGGCAGTAAGTTCTACTCAGCAGATTTAATGTTGGCTCAAGAACTAAAAGTGGGCTGCTTGCTCATACCAAAAAGCGAGTCTTTAGATCAGATCAATGGCGCGGCACTCGTATTACCAAACACCGCGATCATTCCGATGATTGAGACTGCAATCGGCCTTGATCGTTTGCGTGAAATTTCCAACTCCAATCAAGTTCTTCGCCTAGCATTGGGCAATCTCGATTTGCAAGCAGATTTGGGAATGATTTGCGATGCCCAAGAAACTGAACTACAAACTGCGCGCTATCAAATAGTTCTTGCCTCACGTTTGGCCCAAATTGCCCCTCCAATAGACGGGGTTACTCCCTCAACCGATGACCTTCCTCGTATTACGGAAGATGCAGAACGGGCCAAGCGCATGGGTTTTGGTGCAAAACTATGCATTCACCCTAAGCAGGTAGCGATTGTGCAGGCAGCATTTATGCCCACCGAAGAAGAGGTCAATTGGGCCCAGAGGGTGATTCAGGCCGATCAAGCTTCAAAAGGGGGCGCAGTAAAACTCGACGGCAAGATGATTGACCGCCCCGTAGTCCTATTAGCGAAAAGAACGCTTGCAGTTGCTGGTAAACACTAA
- a CDS encoding Rap1a/Tai family immunity protein produces the protein MIESYMMKSLKISSAIALSLACQFAYPQVSLPKSGTSTSALVDVCKNGSEPDAQNFCFGFGEGVYQSYLANAAPNAKQSICFSQAGDTREMILQEFIAWTRAHPQFDQERAAKTLIRFLKQRYPCK, from the coding sequence ATGATTGAAAGCTATATGATGAAATCACTGAAAATTTCCTCTGCAATTGCACTTTCTCTAGCGTGTCAGTTTGCGTATCCCCAAGTATCATTGCCAAAAAGTGGCACTTCTACAAGCGCTTTGGTAGATGTTTGTAAAAATGGCAGTGAACCAGATGCGCAAAATTTTTGCTTTGGCTTTGGGGAAGGGGTTTACCAATCTTACCTAGCCAATGCCGCCCCGAATGCGAAGCAGTCCATTTGCTTTTCGCAAGCAGGCGATACCCGAGAAATGATTTTGCAGGAATTTATAGCTTGGACTCGTGCACATCCGCAATTTGATCAAGAGCGCGCAGCAAAAACTTTGATACGCTTTTTAAAGCAGCGTTATCCCTGCAAGTAA
- a CDS encoding DUF3300 domain-containing protein, with the protein MGVDSSAPHSLSNAQLESLVSPIALYPDSLLSLMLLASTYPLEVAEAYNWRANHSKLAGADLQNALKAQSWNDSVKSLMSFPKAFNMMGNQLQWTQNLGNAYKLQPAQTMSAVQSLRKRAMRAGKLNSNQQMTVTTDANGNILIIPTNSQIVYVPSYSPDAVYGPWPYPDYPPYPVYNSAWGAMSFGVGLAVGDAFWATPAWSSGTINVNNTASNSPGDKSRGVIGPSSIQNQQRLLNDWKNNATPAQKQAARSDAQRANSAFDKNATPQELAQANRLNQEARNAVQQDRSSPNLDREAMQENALREQARMDADDDRFNEDRFGGGAFRGGFGAGRMGGFRR; encoded by the coding sequence ATGGGGGTTGATTCATCCGCGCCGCACTCCTTATCGAACGCCCAATTGGAATCCTTGGTCTCGCCGATTGCTCTTTATCCAGACTCATTATTGTCTCTGATGCTTTTAGCTTCAACTTATCCCTTAGAAGTAGCTGAGGCTTATAACTGGAGAGCTAATCATTCGAAATTAGCCGGTGCAGATTTACAAAATGCTCTTAAGGCGCAGAGTTGGAATGACAGTGTGAAGTCGCTCATGTCATTCCCAAAGGCATTTAATATGATGGGCAATCAATTGCAGTGGACTCAAAATCTGGGTAACGCATATAAGTTACAGCCAGCACAAACGATGAGCGCCGTCCAATCGCTGAGAAAGCGCGCAATGCGTGCCGGTAAATTAAATAGCAATCAGCAAATGACTGTGACTACCGATGCTAATGGAAATATTCTGATTATACCTACAAATTCTCAAATAGTGTATGTTCCCTCTTATAGCCCAGATGCAGTCTATGGGCCATGGCCTTATCCTGACTATCCTCCTTATCCAGTCTACAACTCTGCGTGGGGCGCTATGTCCTTTGGAGTTGGTTTGGCGGTAGGTGATGCGTTTTGGGCAACCCCTGCATGGTCATCAGGAACAATTAATGTGAATAACACCGCTAGTAATTCTCCTGGAGATAAATCTCGTGGAGTGATTGGGCCAAGCAGTATTCAAAATCAGCAACGCTTGTTAAATGATTGGAAGAACAATGCCACTCCCGCTCAAAAGCAGGCAGCAAGGTCAGATGCACAGCGTGCCAATAGTGCCTTTGATAAAAATGCAACTCCACAAGAACTTGCTCAAGCAAATCGTTTGAATCAAGAAGCCAGAAATGCCGTTCAGCAGGATAGATCTAGTCCTAATCTAGATCGTGAAGCAATGCAAGAAAATGCTCTCAGGGAGCAGGCTCGCATGGATGCCGATGATGATCGATTCAATGAAGATCGTTTTGGAGGCGGCGCCTTTCGGGGTGGTTTTGGAGCAGGCCGCATGGGTGGGTTTAGACGCTAA
- a CDS encoding sialidase family protein, which translates to MSRIIALCCLLLAAVIGFIHIDSQPTWAPFLRGTSAPLEEALEVEGHSSLKAKLSAQDTAVSPRTDWLPDTGAASVHAASLIALKDGNIRAFWFAGSREGAPDVVINSAVFDSKTNTWGAPVMVIDRVTAERGLGRYIAKLGNPVPARLPDGRLQLFIVTVSIGGWAGSSISTMTSDDDGLTWSKPERLITSPLINLSTLVKSPAITFADGRLGLPVYHEWIGRFGEFLRLDPDRVIDKRRMSSGRGAIQPVVFVNDAQNAVAYFRQTRSAGMPKQIPVSQTQNAGQSWQPIGDVEIANPNSAVSGIALQNGARILALNNIEAGRHRLVLLMSDTKEGRWHVVEILEDDEALPDAQRREFSYPYLMSANGSDAHLVYTWDRKKIRHVYFSSAWLSRAYSQLPNQNPEAPSEYKEAQ; encoded by the coding sequence ATGAGTCGCATCATTGCTCTTTGTTGTTTATTACTAGCCGCAGTGATTGGTTTTATTCACATTGATAGCCAACCAACGTGGGCGCCATTCTTGCGAGGTACATCAGCACCCCTGGAGGAAGCCTTGGAGGTCGAAGGGCATTCATCCCTGAAGGCTAAATTGTCCGCCCAAGATACAGCGGTTAGCCCGCGCACTGATTGGTTGCCAGACACTGGTGCTGCCTCGGTCCATGCCGCCTCTTTAATCGCCCTCAAGGATGGAAATATTCGCGCTTTTTGGTTTGCGGGGAGCAGGGAAGGGGCGCCAGATGTAGTCATTAATTCTGCCGTATTTGATTCCAAGACAAATACCTGGGGTGCCCCCGTCATGGTAATAGATAGGGTTACTGCTGAAAGAGGCTTAGGGCGTTATATCGCCAAATTAGGCAACCCTGTTCCGGCAAGACTGCCCGATGGGCGTCTGCAGCTATTCATTGTCACGGTATCGATTGGTGGATGGGCTGGTAGTTCGATTTCTACCATGACATCAGATGATGATGGGCTTACTTGGAGCAAACCAGAGCGCCTCATTACATCGCCTTTGATTAACTTAAGTACCTTAGTGAAGTCTCCCGCAATTACATTTGCAGATGGACGCTTAGGATTGCCTGTCTATCATGAGTGGATTGGTCGTTTTGGTGAGTTTTTGCGTCTAGACCCTGATCGAGTGATTGATAAAAGACGCATGAGTTCTGGTCGAGGCGCTATCCAGCCAGTCGTATTTGTAAACGACGCCCAGAATGCTGTAGCGTATTTTCGCCAAACCAGAAGCGCTGGCATGCCTAAGCAAATTCCGGTAAGTCAAACACAAAATGCCGGCCAATCTTGGCAGCCAATAGGAGATGTTGAGATTGCGAATCCGAATTCTGCTGTTTCTGGAATTGCGTTGCAAAATGGTGCACGCATTCTGGCTCTCAATAACATAGAGGCTGGGCGTCACCGCTTAGTACTCCTCATGAGTGATACAAAAGAAGGTCGATGGCATGTGGTCGAGATTTTGGAGGATGATGAAGCCTTGCCGGATGCGCAACGTAGAGAGTTTTCCTATCCCTACCTCATGAGTGCCAATGGAAGTGATGCTCATTTAGTCTATACCTGGGACCGGAAAAAGATACGCCATGTTTATTTCTCAAGCGCTTGGCTATCCAGAGCTTATAGTCAGTTGCCAAACCAGAACCCAGAAGCTCCAAGCGAATACAAGGAGGCTCAATAA
- a CDS encoding ArnT family glycosyltransferase yields the protein MRGSFTLPYVLLTLVVAVFAYLYGLDSRFAPKNGDEYPYMHIVRMTADAGNWLPLQSQMDGIKNTKPPLLFWQGIASTSWASQWNLIDLRWPNVLYTALTALLLCIAVRRFSGKTQAGILAALVWLSFFSTYRYGRPFLTDAPEVFWISLPFFGLLYWGKCAFDSKFLFPVLTGICLGLALLAKSFAYIIPASFALGLYYWQWRRWSISQTLIQDFYKLAIIGILALGVFGLWFALDPHPEAVWKEFVLGENAGKFAARSSNYVLDLIRGGDSIWMLIITTLANAGLFTFVLVSALIQCWRERRFLSCEEILLLLLIGTFLLVFSLPSQRSGRYLLPVMPAFAALIALHWGQLPLWGFRIALILQAIVLGALFWIGVNLQLSQATGFAGNWNYGYAHWVLMAIAFIAVCIGLVKRNQSKAIGLLGCFLVYCALTSSLAPLEGSLGRFSGETIARLQGKEVWIPCDYRAKDEEYRLLIPGAQLHGYQAKDAGDIAGLTITYPLVAAQAPLGQQPSLCESCQIVGQRMEMRARHTDAQIKEMLSGKIGEHLFVTEYLVVTPVSKPDVANMKDACR from the coding sequence ATGCGTGGTTCATTTACCCTTCCTTATGTACTTTTGACCCTAGTAGTCGCGGTCTTTGCTTATTTATATGGTTTAGATAGTCGCTTTGCCCCGAAAAATGGCGATGAGTATCCGTATATGCATATTGTGCGAATGACTGCCGATGCGGGCAACTGGTTGCCTTTGCAATCCCAAATGGATGGCATCAAAAATACTAAGCCACCACTTTTGTTTTGGCAGGGTATTGCCAGTACGAGTTGGGCAAGCCAATGGAATCTGATTGATTTACGCTGGCCAAATGTGCTCTATACGGCGTTGACCGCTTTACTCTTATGTATTGCAGTAAGGCGCTTTAGTGGAAAAACTCAAGCAGGTATCTTGGCTGCTTTGGTGTGGCTCTCTTTTTTTTCAACCTACCGATATGGGCGCCCATTTTTAACCGATGCTCCAGAAGTTTTTTGGATTAGCTTACCGTTCTTTGGATTGCTGTATTGGGGAAAGTGTGCCTTTGATTCCAAATTTCTGTTCCCCGTCTTGACTGGTATCTGTTTAGGCTTAGCGCTATTGGCAAAATCCTTTGCTTACATTATTCCTGCTTCATTTGCATTAGGTCTGTACTACTGGCAATGGCGTCGCTGGAGCATTTCACAAACACTGATCCAAGATTTTTATAAGTTAGCGATTATCGGAATATTGGCCTTAGGCGTATTTGGTCTTTGGTTCGCCTTAGATCCGCATCCAGAGGCGGTTTGGAAGGAGTTTGTTTTGGGTGAGAACGCCGGTAAGTTTGCAGCGCGTAGCTCAAATTATGTTTTGGATTTGATTCGTGGTGGTGACAGCATTTGGATGCTCATCATTACTACTCTGGCTAACGCAGGTTTGTTTACATTTGTGCTGGTGTCCGCTTTGATACAGTGCTGGCGCGAGCGGCGCTTTTTATCATGCGAAGAAATATTGTTGCTTTTGCTGATCGGCACTTTCCTTTTAGTGTTCAGTCTTCCAAGTCAGCGTTCAGGTCGCTATCTCTTGCCAGTCATGCCTGCATTTGCCGCATTAATTGCTTTGCATTGGGGCCAATTACCTTTGTGGGGTTTTCGGATTGCTCTCATTTTGCAAGCGATCGTACTTGGCGCCTTGTTTTGGATCGGTGTGAATTTGCAATTGTCGCAAGCGACAGGATTTGCTGGTAATTGGAATTATGGTTATGCGCATTGGGTCTTGATGGCAATAGCTTTCATCGCGGTTTGCATTGGCTTGGTAAAACGTAATCAATCTAAGGCTATTGGGCTTTTAGGATGTTTTTTGGTGTATTGCGCCTTAACCAGTAGCTTAGCTCCTCTTGAAGGTAGTCTAGGTCGATTCTCAGGCGAAACGATTGCTCGGCTGCAGGGTAAGGAGGTATGGATTCCCTGTGACTATCGTGCCAAGGATGAGGAGTATCGATTGCTCATTCCTGGTGCTCAGTTACATGGCTACCAAGCAAAAGATGCTGGAGATATTGCAGGTCTTACCATCACTTATCCATTGGTGGCAGCTCAAGCGCCTTTGGGTCAACAACCTAGCTTATGTGAGTCTTGTCAGATAGTGGGACAGCGCATGGAGATGAGGGCGCGCCACACAGATGCGCAAATTAAGGAAATGCTCTCAGGAAAAATCGGCGAGCATTTATTTGTTACTGAGTATTTAGTGGTGACACCAGTCTCCAAACCAGATGTAGCGAATATGAAGGATGCCTGTCGATGA
- a CDS encoding phosphate-starvation-inducible protein PsiE gives MTPTSPKDATKLEDAIEKWTVPIGNLFVSLFHRIALFGIGAATVWSAVVAFLGMVSKGSASIEDLLLLFIYLEIGAMVGIYFKTNHMPVRFLVYVAITAVTRLIIDLVNTKHEADMAILFMGITILILALANAVVRYASFKFPSRPSDSE, from the coding sequence ATGACACCGACCTCACCTAAAGATGCAACTAAGCTGGAAGACGCCATTGAAAAGTGGACGGTACCCATTGGCAATTTATTTGTTTCACTCTTTCATCGCATCGCACTCTTTGGCATTGGGGCAGCCACAGTATGGTCTGCGGTAGTTGCCTTTTTAGGCATGGTCAGCAAAGGGTCAGCCTCTATTGAAGACCTACTCTTATTGTTTATCTATTTAGAAATTGGCGCGATGGTGGGCATCTATTTCAAAACCAACCATATGCCTGTGCGCTTTCTCGTTTATGTGGCCATTACTGCTGTCACTCGACTCATTATTGATTTAGTCAATACTAAGCATGAGGCAGATATGGCCATTCTATTTATGGGCATTACTATCCTCATTTTGGCATTAGCCAATGCAGTGGTTCGTTACGCCTCTTTCAAATTTCCCAGTAGACCCAGCGATAGCGAGTAA
- a CDS encoding TAXI family TRAP transporter solute-binding subunit has product MASFKENIQESFLGLSEAVQETWADFAQFLREAWPLLLGLLFILMGIWWYADPPPPRHVSLATGSAGGSYEALGKKYVQFFAKKGVTLELVSTNGAQENLDRLIDRHDPVQAAFVQAGVAHPKTIKGIQTLGAISYDPIWFFYRGPEVKQSDFEVVNGRSKFFAQKTISVGVEGSGTHAQAMRILNVSGLDRDLKFVYLPGKQAVKAVQAGEIDGAFIVDEFEAPNVQALLNDPNIHLVTFKRAAAFAKLIPYMHILDVPEGSFSLQRNYPSTDTTMLATTTNLLIDDRMHPAIQFLFLEAAREINGKGSFFAKRGDFPSFQDSLLPESPVAVHYEKNKYPLLATYFPFWLAELINRLVFIFLPFCAIAYPLLQSLPSFRTRRMYSKISRLYGILKTYEQDLLMNFSPERREEYLKKLDLLEYETLKLKVSQRLSGE; this is encoded by the coding sequence ATGGCAAGCTTTAAAGAAAATATTCAAGAATCCTTTCTAGGCCTCTCTGAGGCAGTTCAGGAAACTTGGGCGGACTTTGCTCAATTTCTCCGAGAGGCTTGGCCACTATTGCTAGGGTTGTTGTTCATTTTGATGGGGATCTGGTGGTACGCTGATCCACCACCTCCGCGTCATGTATCTCTTGCCACCGGATCTGCAGGTGGCTCGTATGAAGCTCTTGGAAAAAAATATGTGCAATTCTTTGCCAAGAAGGGTGTCACCCTAGAGTTGGTCTCTACCAATGGAGCGCAAGAGAATCTCGATCGCCTTATCGATCGACATGATCCTGTGCAAGCCGCATTTGTTCAAGCGGGCGTAGCACATCCCAAAACTATCAAAGGCATTCAGACTTTAGGCGCGATCTCCTACGACCCAATTTGGTTTTTCTATCGCGGCCCTGAAGTTAAGCAAAGTGATTTTGAGGTTGTCAATGGGCGCTCTAAATTTTTCGCGCAAAAAACGATTTCTGTTGGAGTGGAAGGCAGCGGAACGCATGCGCAAGCGATGCGCATACTCAATGTGTCAGGACTTGATCGGGATTTGAAATTTGTCTATTTACCCGGTAAGCAGGCCGTTAAAGCGGTCCAAGCAGGTGAGATTGACGGCGCATTTATCGTGGATGAATTCGAGGCGCCTAATGTGCAGGCCTTACTAAATGATCCAAATATTCACTTAGTCACCTTTAAACGGGCGGCTGCATTTGCCAAGCTGATTCCCTACATGCATATCTTGGATGTACCAGAGGGCTCATTTAGCTTACAACGGAACTATCCCAGCACAGACACGACGATGTTGGCCACTACCACGAACTTATTGATTGATGATCGTATGCATCCTGCGATTCAGTTTTTATTTTTGGAAGCCGCAAGAGAAATCAATGGCAAAGGATCATTTTTTGCAAAGCGTGGAGACTTTCCATCATTTCAAGATTCATTGTTACCTGAAAGTCCCGTAGCAGTGCACTATGAAAAAAATAAATATCCTCTTCTGGCCACCTATTTTCCATTTTGGCTTGCGGAGTTGATTAATCGCTTAGTATTTATTTTCTTGCCCTTCTGTGCAATTGCTTATCCTTTATTGCAATCTCTGCCGAGTTTTCGCACTAGACGCATGTATAGCAAGATCAGTCGTTTATATGGGATCTTAAAGACTTATGAGCAAGACTTATTGATGAACTTTAGCCCTGAAAGGCGCGAAGAATATCTGAAAAAGTTAGATCTACTGGAGTATGAGACTTTAAAGCTGAAAGTTTCTCAAAGATTATCTGGCGAATAA
- a CDS encoding DnaJ C-terminal domain-containing protein: MKFRDYYETLGVARSATEAEIKSAYRKLARKFHPDVNKEADAEEKFKEIGEAYAVLKDTEKRAAYDRFGANWKNGQDFTPPPNWNEGFEYSDNHFGGGHPGYGGGFEGDQSEFFESLFGRGKHRQGDRGSRTGQGMNFKGQDHHAKILVDLADAYNGAKRTITLHMPTQDASGHVITQERKLDVSIPKGIKAGQNLRLSGQGGPGIGEGPAGDLYLEIDFHPNPIYRVDGKDVFIDIPLAPWEAALGTAVKVPTPAGSTLELKIPAGTVAGRKMRLKGKGIPSAEPGDLYVVPTIALPPADTDAQKEAYQTFAKAFDFNPRTHLKG; this comes from the coding sequence ATGAAATTTAGGGACTACTACGAAACACTTGGGGTTGCACGTTCAGCCACCGAAGCAGAAATCAAATCAGCCTATCGTAAATTGGCTCGAAAATTCCATCCTGACGTCAATAAAGAAGCTGACGCAGAAGAGAAGTTTAAAGAGATTGGCGAAGCCTATGCCGTCTTAAAAGATACCGAGAAGCGTGCCGCCTACGATCGCTTTGGCGCTAATTGGAAAAATGGTCAAGACTTCACTCCACCTCCAAATTGGAACGAAGGATTTGAATACTCCGACAATCATTTTGGTGGGGGTCATCCAGGTTATGGCGGCGGCTTTGAGGGTGACCAAAGTGAATTTTTTGAATCCTTATTTGGCCGAGGCAAACATCGCCAAGGTGATAGAGGCAGCCGCACTGGCCAGGGAATGAACTTCAAAGGTCAAGATCACCATGCAAAAATTTTGGTGGATCTTGCAGATGCTTACAACGGTGCAAAACGTACCATCACATTGCACATGCCTACGCAAGATGCTAGCGGGCATGTCATCACCCAAGAGCGTAAATTAGATGTCAGTATTCCAAAAGGAATTAAAGCAGGACAAAATCTAAGACTCTCTGGTCAAGGCGGTCCCGGAATTGGCGAGGGTCCCGCTGGTGATCTGTATCTCGAAATTGATTTCCACCCAAACCCCATTTACCGCGTCGATGGCAAAGATGTTTTCATTGATATTCCATTGGCGCCATGGGAAGCAGCTCTAGGTACTGCCGTAAAGGTCCCTACACCTGCAGGCAGTACGCTTGAGCTGAAGATTCCTGCTGGTACAGTAGCCGGTCGCAAAATGCGCTTAAAAGGTAAGGGCATCCCTAGCGCGGAGCCAGGTGATTTATACGTAGTGCCAACAATTGCTCTACCACCGGCTGATACCGATGCGCAAAAAGAGGCTTATCAAACTTTTGCGAAAGCTTTTGATTTCAATCCTAGAACCCATTTGAAGGGATGA
- a CDS encoding chaperone modulator CbpM, translated as MNQTNITWIEGSIVENEVHMSIVELSHASRTPQELIMSWVSEGVLSPAGSSPEDWRFSGDSLRRAKTAAHLTHDLELNVPGVALALDLLDEIAQLRARLQRGE; from the coding sequence ATGAATCAAACAAATATTACCTGGATCGAAGGCAGCATTGTGGAAAATGAAGTGCATATGAGTATTGTAGAACTCTCGCATGCCTCACGCACCCCGCAAGAACTTATCATGTCATGGGTTTCGGAAGGGGTATTGAGTCCAGCGGGCTCATCACCAGAAGACTGGCGCTTTAGCGGTGATTCATTACGAAGAGCCAAAACAGCAGCACACCTGACGCATGATTTGGAATTAAATGTTCCCGGTGTTGCACTCGCTTTAGATCTTCTTGATGAAATCGCGCAACTTCGCGCCCGCTTGCAACGGGGTGAGTAA
- a CDS encoding ATP-binding protein: protein MRNWEYQGLIDIARENLLLGVNVILVGPFSSEIQSERMFDPVALGIPSQTRIQIAWIDLNEEEARKRMIKRADPRDEWKLAHWNEYAKRRIEPPSHALLKRFDNSQLNDIKLEKLIDALIK, encoded by the coding sequence TTGCGTAATTGGGAATATCAAGGGCTAATTGATATCGCTAGAGAAAATCTACTTCTAGGAGTCAATGTGATTCTAGTAGGCCCCTTCTCTTCTGAGATTCAAAGTGAGAGGATGTTTGATCCCGTTGCACTTGGCATTCCCTCGCAAACTAGGATTCAGATTGCGTGGATCGATTTAAACGAGGAGGAAGCAAGAAAGCGTATGATCAAACGCGCTGACCCCAGAGATGAATGGAAACTGGCGCATTGGAATGAATACGCCAAACGACGTATCGAGCCACCCTCTCACGCTCTATTAAAACGGTTTGATAATTCTCAATTGAACGATATCAAACTAGAAAAACTCATTGATGCACTGATTAAGTAG
- a CDS encoding OmpW/AlkL family protein, which produces MRLQSLVVAMATVASLAPIASQAQSAEENPWMVRVRAAYLDFQNGQTNNGQANGVEKNNIRAQKEWIPEFDITYFFTKNIATELVLTYPQNVNIYSNLTGQKSGTITALPPSLLLQYHFTELGAFKPYIGAGVNYTIFGNTGNFGGINNALVVGNSSLGFAGQVGADYMLDKNWGVNIDIKYITMNTNVNYSAANGGANIGKLTLNPLVPAVGVTYKF; this is translated from the coding sequence ATGCGTCTTCAATCACTCGTAGTAGCAATGGCTACAGTTGCTTCCTTAGCTCCAATCGCTTCTCAAGCTCAATCTGCAGAAGAAAATCCATGGATGGTTCGTGTCAGAGCGGCTTACTTGGATTTTCAAAATGGTCAAACGAATAACGGTCAGGCGAATGGCGTAGAAAAGAATAATATTCGCGCCCAAAAAGAGTGGATTCCTGAGTTTGATATTACATATTTCTTTACAAAAAATATTGCAACCGAGTTGGTTTTAACTTACCCGCAAAATGTCAATATTTACTCTAATTTGACTGGCCAGAAGAGTGGAACAATTACTGCGCTACCACCATCCCTGCTCCTTCAGTACCACTTCACAGAACTTGGGGCATTTAAGCCGTACATTGGTGCAGGGGTTAACTACACTATTTTTGGTAATACTGGTAACTTTGGTGGAATCAATAATGCTTTAGTGGTCGGCAATAGCAGTTTAGGTTTTGCTGGCCAAGTTGGCGCGGACTATATGCTAGATAAAAACTGGGGTGTTAACATTGATATTAAATACATCACGATGAACACCAATGTAAATTACTCTGCAGCGAATGGTGGGGCAAATATCGGTAAACTCACATTGAATCCATTGGTACCTGCTGTTGGCGTGACTTATAAGTTCTAA